The genomic region TCAGTACCCTAATCAAAAGGCATAGAATGCTGAGGTaagttaaaaagcaagacctgatGATTTATTGTTTGCAAGAAATACATTTCACAGACAAATACAAATATTGGTTAAGGGTTAGAAATAGATTACCCAAGGAAGTGAAATCCAAAACCAGGcatatactcatatctgataaatcAGGGTTCAAAATTAAATTAGTAAGAAGAGACAAATTAGGCCTCTTCATTTTAATAGAGGAAATAATACATCAAGAGTAAATAACAATTGTTAGCAAAAATATGTCTAATGccagtgcacccagtttcattaACCAAACACTACTGAATTTAAAGATACAGATAGGtcccaacacaatgatagtgggacaCTTCAACACCCCACTAGTCTTCTagacaaaaaaatctataaagaaacaTTAGAATTAATTGATTCTATGGACCAAATGGACTTACTAGATATCCACAGAGTATTTCATCTAGCAGTAGTAGAACAcagattcttctcagcagcccacagaactgtctccaaaatggTTCACATTTTAGAATGCAAAtcaagtcttagcaaatacaagaaagttgaaataacttcCTATATTATTtaagaccacaatggaataaaactagaattcaacaacactacagaaattattcaaacacatggagactgattCAAACATTGATGAATGACCAGTGTACCACTGAAGAAATGAGCAGTGTGTCAGGGGGAGCTgtaagttcctagaatctaatgaaaatgaaacataacctatcagaacctattgGATACAGCAAAGTTAGTGCTTAGGGGCAAGTTATAgctatgagtacatatattaaaaaattcagagaaatctcaaataaatagcctaatcATGCACCTCATGctcctagaaaaatgagaacaagacaagcaaaaaattaacaaatagaaagaaataataaaatttagggcagaaattaacaaaattgagacaaaaagatgatacaaagaatcaatgcaacaaaaagttggttctcagaaaagacaaataaaatggaGAAACCATTAGTCAATATGAGTAAAAGGAAGAGGGCAATGTCCCTAATTACtaaaattagagattaaaatGAGGTTATTACAACAAATACTAttgaaatccagaggattgtgaaaacctattttcaaataaactggaaaatctagaagaaatggataaatttctagatgcatttgacttaccaaaattgaaccaagaggatataaaccacttaaatagattTATAATAAGCAATATGATTGAGGCATTAATAAAGCAAAGGTCAGGACCCAGTGAATTCACTCCCAAATTCtcccacacctttaaagaagaatgactatcattactcctcaaacttttctacaCAGTAgcatgggaaggaacactaccaactTCATTCcacgaagccagtattacactcattgcaaaactggacaaggacacaatgaaaaagagaattataaaccaatctctttaatgaacgtagatgtaaaaattctcaataaaatacttgcaaataaaaatagatcatatatcaTAATCTAGTagatttcattccagagatggaagtatggctcaacagatgcaaatcaatgaatgtacatagtacataaaaagaagaaaggacaaaaatgacATGATCATCTTCATTaatcagaaaaagtctttgatagcATTAAACATCCTTTTATagtaaaagctctgaagaaacttgAATTATAagtaaagtacctcaacattacaaaggctatatatgacaaacaatagccaacatcatactaaatggaaaaactgaaaccatttcctctaacatcaggaatgagacaaaatgTCACTTTTACTCTTCTCACTCTTACTTAATATAGAACTGGGGCAAGTGGAGTGGCTAAAGAggtgagagtgcctgcctaaaaagcattaagccttgagttcaaatccaactgccagcaaaatattgaataaaatgtaTTTGTGTATCTATCTAGATACATCTATATATCTgtcaatcatctatctacctatctatctatctatctgttacTAGACTTTCTAgcccaagaaagagaaagaaataagtaaattcaAATAAGGAGGGATGATGttattctatatttaaaagattgtaaagattccaccaaaaaactcctacacCTGCTAAACACTTTTGGAAATGTAACAGGATATtaaaccaacatacaaaaatcagtagctttcatTTACACTAACAAAGAATaggttgagaaaaaaatcaagaaaataattccacAGAATTGAAAGTATTctcaccagctattcaacagataatgTATTAATATCCAGCATGTACAAAGAGCCCAAAAaagtaaacagcaaaagaacaaaatactccaattaacaaatgggcaaatgaattgaacatacaatttttttctcagaagaaaaaaatggttaatcaatacatgaagaaatgttcaatatctatagccataaagggaatgcaaatcaaaactgcactaagagtccatctcaccccagttggatggaataactatcatcaagaaaagaaacaataataaatCTTGGTGAGGATtctgggaaaaaagaaccctaataTATTATTGGTAGGAAAGTAAACtggtgcaaccattatggaaaccattatggaaatcattTTTTGAAgttctccaaaaaattaaaaatagatctgtcTTATCACCCTGCCATtctaccactcttgggcatatctcaaggagtataaatcaatatacaagaaagatatctgcacacccacatttattgcagctctcttcacaataaCTAAACTGTGGATTCAGTTTAGGTAcctaacaaccaatgaatggataaagaaaaaatgcaaatattgcatatatgtatatatatatatatatgtaatggaaCATTAACCATAATGAAAAGTGCAAACTATGTTGCTTGctgtaaaatggatggaactggagatcatactgttgagtgaaataagcccctcacacaaagacaagtattttgttttctctcatttgtggaagaaaggagaaaacaaaacacccagGTTATTTATGTAAAAGGAGACTGCTAAGAAAGTTGATGGtgaagagaagaggggaaggaaggagagggtgtAATAGTGTTGTggcaatattgtcagaggagaaaccaagcaacactcggaggagtggagaactcagattttaatttttatgctagcgggcccagatgtgtaccagtgtctgagccccgaacaaaggattcacaggatatttaaaaggcagtgcagggtatcaggttacaaggaatgtgctctcccataaagtagggctagtagtgggttagagaactaaggtttagataagagcagtgggggaggtctgctttggaaagtttatttataagtggagacaaaggaaggcaggaatgggtgcttatctctgcatggtgcctttcatcttggtcccaaacttttgcatggctctaatgggcaattcctcacagctctgtccgaggttacagcttttaattgacagtttaccatgttttacaaccctgtttcaaggctatcttcctcttcaatagAGAGCAATAAagttaaatatgatcaaagtacacatGTGGAAGTGTCATGATTAAACATCTTATTGTGTCTAGTTTAATATACaccaatttcaaaataaataactatACTGATAATCCTATGGAAGCTCCCTATAATAAGTAGCTCTTTTCTTCCTGCTGTCAAGATTCTCCCCTTTCCTTTGACTCTAGACAGCTTGATTATGTTCTCTTTGGGTTTATCCAAATTTGGAGGATTTTTTAGTcatgttttcagaaaaatgactaaagaaaacctaaaaactCTAATTAGGAAACTTGGAGGCATGAATTTCTTCAATAATCTCTggctactttctctttctcttcatgtTTTGGGATGGTCTAAATGCATATATTGATCTAGTTGCTAGTGTTCAATAAATCCTTTAGGCTTACttcacttctcctcctcctcctcctttttctcctcctctttctattcctcttccttcttcttcttttagacaggatctcactgagTTTCCCAGGTGGGCCTCAAATTTGTGAACTttttacctcagcctcccaaataactggtaTTAGAAGTGTGAACTACCACAGCTggcttgttttgagataggatctcactaagtttcctgcctaggttggcctcaaattgcaatccttctgtctatgcctcctgagcacctttataagttattttaaattctttatttggCAGAACATGCACCTGCATTTCTTAGGGTCAGTTTCAGAAGTTGTATTTGTTTGGTTAGACgttttccctttttattcatatgttatgTAATCTTTTGCTGGGATTTTGACATTAAGAAAAATAGACCATCTCTCCTGGTCTTTGGATACTGGCTCCCATGCAGGGGAAACCCTTCACCAATCAGCCTGGCTAGAGTTTAGAGTTTCTAGGATCAATTTGATCTTTTGCATTCATGTCATCTGCCTGCCAGTTCTAACATGTCCCCAGGCTAATCTTTGTTTACAGAAATTTCTAAATTATACTGCCATTCCCATCAGCACCCTGAGGTAGGCAAGAGATAAAGAAGTCATttggctgttcctcaagtgagcCAGAATGCTGAATGCATGGCCCATCTTTCATTCCCATCCTGATTGGGGAGTCCCACTGTGTGGGACATCATACTGTGCTTTGTTCCATGGGGCGGGGCACAGATGAGTGTAAAATGCTGTTTAGTTTTCCCTTCAATGGGGTATTGTCTTGGTTTGACATTGTCTAGGTGCTATAGATTTTCAGTTGTTCTCTAGAGCTTTCACAAAAGTATAGGTATACTGGTTCATACATTGTTAACTAGGTTAACAATTCATTGCTTTTAGAGCAAGTGCTTAAAACTTCCTAGATGACTATCATCCTGACACTACTTCCTCTTTTCAGCAGTTTCAAAGTAATGCTGCCCATCCCTTCAGCACTCCAAgtcaggcaagaagaaagaaatgcccCAGGCAACTCTTGGACATGCTAAAATGTGGGATTCACTAATTAGTCTTTTGTTTCCCTCCTCAGAGAGTATCATCAGTGTGTGAAACTTCCTCTCAGTTTCACTGCATGAGGTTGGATAGGGAGAGGGACACAGGTGATGTGCAAACCATCTGAATTTTCATATCACTTTTGCTGAAATCCTCTCTTGGCTTTATGATAGTCTGGGTGTTTTAGCTTACAAAGTAGATTCTAGAGTTCTGACAGAAGTATTCTGATccacatatattttttaacttagtGTTTCTGTGGGAGAAAGGGGGTGTTGAGCCCCCATCATGTAGATACATGCTATTATGTAGATATCTCTGCTTCATTATTGTTTTATGTGAGTTAACACTAGTTAAGTCTCTGAAATGGTTTAACAATACTCATTTCTATTGCCATATATAATGATCTGTAGTTCAATAGAATCACTTTTTCCAATGACCATTTTTACACAATGTAGGTTTATAAgatgatattttaattatttaaaaatcatttacatgGAGAATAGCAAAACAGAAGTCCTGACTACCCTCCACCATACCTTCTCCTATGGTAATATCTCACACAATTATAGTACattatcaaaatcaggaaattaacatCAGCACAATACTTAGCTGGAATATCAGCCTAAATCATATTTTACCACTTTCTGCATCCATGgagtgtatgtatgtacatgcatatgtgTGGTTCTGTACAATTCATTACATGTATAGATCATATACCATCATCATGGTCAAAATATGGCTCCCccattataaacattttcttcatgGTTCTCCTTTATATGAACAACCATCCTTTCCTTCCCCAACCATTTATCTGTTCTCCATTGCTGTATATTTTGAGAATATTATATACATGAGATTATGCAGTACATAACCACTTGAAATAGCTATTTTTTCATTCAGTAAAATATCCTTAGTAGTCATTCAAGTGTTCTTTGTATCATCTTGCTAGTCAGTGTGGTGAATTGTTCTGGCTGATATTTGGTTATTACTATACTAACTCTGCATTGCCAGGAGAGATCACATTCAGTAGCCACTCAATGTGCTTGAATAGATTGATTGTTCTTGAATAGAtggccttctttctttcctctttcttccttccttccttccttccttctttccttccttccttcgttcttcctcccctctccccctccttccctcctcatacttcctctttccttccctgggCTATgtgactcaggctggcctcaaacttaactattctcttgcctcagccctccaggtgctgggactacagatgtgattCACCATATCTGGCAAATATGTTGTGACATATATctgctaaaattttatttaggaaTGTTGTATCAATGCTAATGACAGACATAAAcctgtagttttgttttcttttcttataatgtgCTTGGCTGTTTTTGGTTTGAGTAATGTGGCTCTTATAGAATAAGTTAGAAAGTGTTCAACACTCTtctctgttcaattttttttggtggcactttcAAGggggtgctctacctcttgaaccatactTCAAGTCCACCTCTTTTCAATTATTTGGCCTCACAAATATAGATTATTAATACCTATTCCATGGGTTATCTGAAGTATGGAGAATTGAATTAATGTGGAAAATAAAGGTCATATtgggaaaaatgtaatttaagaaCACATCATTAGCAAACAATATGCAATTGACAAAATGCAAGCTCTATTCACATTTGTTTACTCTTTATGCTTCATTATGACTTTTGAGGTGTGAATCACTGTCTCCAACTAATAAGCAAGGAGCATGAGAGGTTGTGACTCATCCAAGATCTCTTGTCTGAATGGAATTTTCACAAACTCAATCCATCTTCCCTCTATACCTCATGACAGCTATTATCCCTGACTCTCACATGGATGAGATAGTCACCTCTTACCTAAAACCCATTTCTGCTGGCTGTGTAGGGTTTTGGGTCTGAGAAAGAAAGTTTGTACCTAAAAAAAGCTTTGAATGTGATTCTTTCTCGGCGTCTCCCTGCAGATGAAGGACAGGGACACTTAGGGCTTTCTTTTCTATGTGGGAGGGCGtagagatatttttttaaaaacagccttCTTTCTCTGTAACACTGAACAGATGAAAATGGGAGTCACATTTTCCTCATCAGATGGACTATGCTCTATGAAGGGTCTCAGTAATCCTTCAAACTGATATGTAAGAGTATAAATAAGGGTGTGATCATCTGTATTAAAGAACGATAGGGTCCCAGCATTATAATTCAGAAAGATACCCAGTCGTGTGGGGTTGGTTGTTAAGGAGAAGTGGATTCTATTGGGATTGtttacaaaatacaaattttctgtctcttgtccaAGGACCCAGTACCCACTGATTGGAGACAAAGTCACATCCTTCTTCCTATCTACATCATCCCTGCACACTCCCACATGCCAACTTCTGTTGCATCCTATATCTACTTCCCAGTAATGTCTCCCTTCCTTGAAACCCTGAGAAGCCACCACACATTTTGTTATGAATCTCTTCTCTGAGAAGGCCACTTCTTGGGGAGCATTCCTGTAGGTCACAGTTTTCAGATCAGAAATGGAGAGCTGAGGGTGAGCCATGTCTGGGTCCAGAGTTACCTTCACTAGTCACATTaggggaaaaataaagaacatatgtTACTGTGGGGTAGGGGAACTTGAATTAGGCCCTGAGGTCACCCAGTATACACACCTACTCAAGTTGGGATTAGGGGAGGTCTTAGAAACAATATCAGTTGAACATTGCCCTTCCAGACCCATGTCTCATCTTTAGTACTGACTGGGGACTCATTGACACTTGAGGTCATGAACCCCTTTGTATCATCCTGCCCCTATCATGGTCCCGTCATGTAAGTTCATATTTGATTTTGTGGTATCTTAAATAACTCTATCATCCAAGTTTCTCCTATCTATCAATTCTTGTCCAAATCCACTTATGTCTCTATCAGCTCAGTCCCCTGACCAATCAGTAGTATTCTCGATGTTCTGGAATTTTTTATTTGAGCCCCCCTCTCcatgctttcattttaaatttgggCTGAGAAGTGTGTTAGGTAGATGCTCCCTGATGTGAATCACAGATTCATCTTATTCAGGTCATATAGCCCTCAGTATCACTCAGCAACCCTGTATCTGTCACTTGTCAGACTCTCTCCTATGCCAATCCAAGGCTCTGTCCCATTGTCACCCCTTCATTCCTTGGTACCTGAACAAGTCTGGACTTTTCTCCATTCTGAAAACAAGCAGACAGAACAGTCATGTTATTATTTATATGGAGAGCAGGAAACAGGGATAGAGAAGAGACCAAAGGTAGTTGCCCTCTTTGGGCCAAGGATTCACCAGAAATATCATTAAGTCAATAAGGCCTCTTTACAAAATGTGCCTCACCCAGTATCTGCTAACAGTTTTAGGGTCTCTAGAACATTGAAACCCATGTGAAGTGCACCTGTTGAGGAACCCATGGGCTTCAGATATGAGTTCATAAACCCAGGAGTGTAAAAGGAAGATACAAATGGGGAATGAAGAAGAATGGCTTTTCTTACCTGCAAGTCTGAGTATCTTTTCAAATTCTGAaaccaaaaacacagaaaaggctCAAGTCACAGGTTGAGGTGCAGGGGAAAATGTGAGAGGAAAGTTTTGCACTTGACAATGCTCTTACCCAGTTCATCCTCTAGTTTCCCTGAAATGGAGGAAAGCAGAATATTTAGTGGTGATACAAGCAAGAGATAAAGGTGCAATAATCAAGGGGAGCCAAGGGAGACACCCCAGGTGATCATTAGATTCTGGGTCTGCGTACCTACAGAGAGCTCATGAAATCTACTGTTCTTCTCTTGCTTTAAATGAACAAATAGGAAAAATTTGCATACAGTTTTAGAGTGTTTCCTGACTTTGATTCCCATTCTAAAGCCAAAGTATTCTCGTTTCTCTTCAAATCACATAAATTTTTTGCCTTTACTAAAGCTCTAAGCTATCTAAGGATTGGTTTCTTGCTAAAGATTGAAGAAGAGCAAACCATCTATTCTCATTTCCCAAGCTTTCTGTCCAGTGAACAGTTTTCTGTCCAAGGAAGAGATGACTCAAACAATTTAGGTCTTAGAAGAGCAGTGTGTGGAAGGATCCAAACATAACAAAACATGTATGCAattctttctgatttctttctgagaCAGAGCATTCAGTGGTCAATTGAGTAGTGTATAAACACAAGCATGGCTTCTTGCTTGGGCGGGACAAGCTGTTAGTCTGAATGACAGGGTCTCTCTTAGAACTCTTCTTTTGTCCAAAGTCCCAATCCCTATACTGAGCAATTCTATCTGGAATCAAACAAGATGTCAGGATCATTCACACTGCAGAGAGGATGGAACTCTAGGATCCTGTGGTTGTGATGATGGAGGATATCAGGGAGAAGTGGCTGAGCTGGGGAGGTGGGATTAAGGCATGCACCCTTAAGGGGAAGTGtcacctccaaagaggagaaaaTTGACTCTTGGGGATGAAAACTCTTCTTGAGGCTGAATATTACTTCATCTTGTTCTCCACATGTATCTatattatgtgtatttatatgtattgCACATATATATTCTTTGTATATATAGTGAATCCTTTTTCATGAATTCTAAGAAATTTTTTATCAGTTCTGAAGTTCCTAAAAATCATTCTTTCCTTAAATCTGGGTCCTCTATAATGTAGAAAAAACCTGGTCATGCTGGTGTTTTCTGAGGGGGTCATTTCAGGTCAGCACAGAAGAGAAGGAGGACTGTGATTCTTGTGGACGACATGATGGATCTCAAGAGGCCTCAGAATCACTGAAACTAGACCATGAATCAACCATGGGCcatttctctctttatatatatgtatatatgtatgtatctatatctCCTCACTCACCCTTGAATTTGAAGAGCAAAATGGTCATCACAATGATGCAAACACATCCACTAATACAGAGGAGCATCAGTATGATAGAAACAGGTAACCAGTGTGAGATCTGGAAAAATGTCTCTGAAAAACAGTCACAGAGGACACTTAATGTTTAACTGCAGTGGCCATTCGATTCTCATTTAAGGACTCCATTTGCTGTTCAAGGGTATTTTTCTATAATTCCTTCAACATGTTAAAACTTCATTTCTGGCTGTGTGTTGGcacatgggaggcagaagcaggaagattttgagtttgaggcctgcctgctTTACACAGCAAGCACTAGCAAGTCCAAGCTCTGAATTAACtccacaataccaccaaaacaaaaccaaataaacaaaattttaaaaccttgtgctggtgccagtggctcacacctgtaatcctagctactcaggaggcagagatcaggaggattgcagtctgatgccagcctgggaaaatagtttgtgagaccctagctaaaaaaaaatctatcacaaaaaagggttggtggagaggctcaaggtataggtcctgagttcaaaccccagtactccacacccccagaaaaccaaaaaagccTTTGCATTTCTGAGTAAGTCTTGATCCaactagattttatttttctatctaaatGAGGGAGAggttctatttcattttcttctaaatgaaCAACTGTGCCAGCATCATTTTAAAATGGACTTTCCTTATACCCTTACACAGTGTCATATCATCTGCATCAAGTTTCTGTTTACACTTGCACGTGTTCTGTCTCTGTTCCATGCCATTGGTCCACTTGTCGTCTCTGTGATGACAGTCTCTTTCATCACAGCCATAGAATATGTCTTGATATATACTAAATAGAGATTCTTGTTTCTGGACAATTTTTGGGTTGggaatgtaggtcagtggtaggcacttgcctagcatgatcaATGTAGTCTCTGCTGTATCTCTGCATTTAGTTTTACCTCCAAGTTATTTTCTATGCTGCTTAATGTGTAATATTTGAAACATACAATTTTAACTCTGTTAATTTGTGCTGTCTGTTCATTTCTGAAAACTGTTCTACTTATTCCAtcattctgttctttttcagcttattttgaaatgaatatcAATATCCAAAGGATAAAATTTCAGCCTTTTAACTTTCAAGAGGAACATTTAAGAATATAATTTTGACTCAGAGAAAACTTTAATTTTACATGTTATAATATATTGTGATCATATTACCATTTAGTTGTAAGAATTTTATAATTACCTTCAGCATATCTTCAATGATCTTATCAtttataagtaaatttaaaaattttcaaatatatggtaattttaaattattttaatttttttgccatttaacttaattttactGTGAAGAGAAAACATTGTCTCAATAACACTATATCCTGGAAATTTTATGAAAACCATTTTATGTTCTTATACCTGGTAAAATTCTACAAATGTTCCATGTGAGCTTTAGAATAATGTTTTTGGGGCTGGAGGTACAACTTAGTCATACAGTGCTTGTtttgcatgtgcaaggccctgagtttgatccccagcactgcagaaatatTTTTTGGGGTACAGTCTTCTAAAAATAATTCAGACTTATTCATTTATAGTTCAATTGTCATCATTGTTTCTAATTTAATCTATTTACATAGTTTTGGAGCATACAATTTACTGagttttccttctattttcatggATGTTGGCTtaatatgtattaaatatatgttacaagattcatttatatttaaaatatttatatttcctgGTGAGTTAACTTTTTgtatttatgaaataattctatatttagtaaattttttcttataactttttcatttttgacacTAATATAATTCTTATGGTTTTCCTTTGGTTAATATTTGTTtggaatattttttcccacttttaatattataatgaataactcatgttttacatttttcttttataaatgcaGCAAATGGTATTTTTTGTATTTGAACTGGGAATTTAATCACATTGATTATGATAATTGGAATATTTGAGTTAGCCTTGATTCTATGACTTTTGAAATCCttactgaaattatatttttatttttctgttccagAGACTAAAGACTTTTGTATAAAAATGggtaaaaaataactttttcttgattctggattttgttttctaatttttatgtaCATTAAGTTTAGTGGGGTGTACCATGGTGGTGATCATGTAGTAAAGGAAACACCTAATTCCACTTCTGAGAACTGTAAGCCATTCTGTTTCTGCCTAatcaaatatttatgattttctttttatatttcattgactTTGCCTTTCAAAcctaatcaataaaataaaataaaacaatactgaACATTTGAGATAGAgcctcttttcctccaaagtgccGAACAACACCTGCCCCTTTTCACTCACTTCCTATGAATATTCTGGATTTCACTTCTGGGCTCTGGTCAGTGAGTTGCATGGAACATGATATGATTATAGAATTTTCTTGAACTGTAAGGGAGGTCTCCACATCAAACTGACCATGCATGTCTTTTTTCACTTTGAATAGTGTGGGAAGTT from Castor canadensis chromosome 16, mCasCan1.hap1v2, whole genome shotgun sequence harbors:
- the LOC109679549 gene encoding butyrophilin-like protein 3, encoding MLGKCLPLTYIPNPKIVQKQESLFSIYQDIFYGCDERDCHHRDDKWTNGMEQRQNTCKCKQKLDADDMTLWKLEDELEFEKILRLAVKVTLDPDMAHPQLSISDLKTVTYRNAPQEVAFSEKRFITKCVVASQGFKEGRHYWEVDIGCNRSWHVGVCRDDVDRKKDVTLSPISGYWVLGQETENLYFVNNPNRIHFSLTTNPTRLGIFLNYNAGTLSFFNTDDHTLIYTLTYQFEGLLRPFIEHSPSDEENVTPIFICSVLQRKKAVFKKISLRPPT